The Deltaproteobacteria bacterium sequence TCATAGGGGAGGTGACCGCCGAGAACGCCGGACGGCTCATCGTAGAGACCTGCATAGGCAACCGCCGGATCGCGGACATGCTCTCCGGCGAGCAGTTCCCGAGAATCTGCTGAGAAGCACCCCGGAAGAACTTTGAAAGAGCCTCCCCCGCCACCTTTGCCTCGTCCATTCCAACCCGGCGGAAACTTTCTTGAAGAAGGGCCATAGGCCCACGTTTCCCCATGCCCCATGGTATGTTATTCGGCTCTTCGGCTGTACCGGGGGGGTCGGGCCGCGCCAGGCGGGTTTGTTTACGCCTTTGCGGCCCGACCCCCCCCGGTACAGCCCCCCGAAGCAGCCGGCGCGGGTAAGACATCTCCTCCAAAGACTTTTAAGGAAACTCTGATTTATTGCACTGAGGGAACCTTTTTTGTAAAAAGGTTCCCTCAGACTCCCTCCAAAACTTTTAACGCCCTGCGGCTCATCCCGATTTTGCTTGCAAAATCGGGATGAGCCGCAGGGAACTAAAAGTCTTTGAAGGGGGTCTGGGGGAAACTTTCTACAGAAAGTTTCCCCCAGAGGCAGCCGACGCGGGTAAGACATCCCCTCCAAAAGACGAGTTGGGCTTTAAAGCCTCTTTCCTTTACAGGGCGCCGTGGCTTAAGAACGCCGGAGCGCTCGGACGATTCCCCGCAGTTCGAAGACGATACCGGTTTTTCTTTGCTTACTTTCTTTTTTTCAAAAAGAAAGTAAGTCAGGACCTCATGTTCACGAACTGGAGGGCCACGTCGAGGTCCCGGCCCTTGAGCTCCCGGATGACGGCCTGGAGGTCGTCTATCTTCTTGCCGGTGACGCGGAGCTGGTCGCCCTGGATCTGGGTCTGGACCTTGAGTTTCATCTCCTTTATGATCTTCGCAATCTGCTTCGCCCTGTCTTCGGGGATGCCCTGGCGCACAGTGAGTCTCCTGCGCTTCAGCCCTCCCGATGCCTCTTCGACCTTGCCGTATTCCATGGCCTTGAGCGGTATGGACCGCTTTATGAGCTTGTTCTCCACTATGTCGACGACGCTCTTGAGCTTGTAGTCGTCGTCGCCGGTGACGACTATCTCGCCCTTCTTGTCCCACTCTATGGAGCTCCTGGAGCCCTTGAAGTCGTAGCGCTGGCCGAGCTCGCGCACGGCCTGGTTGACGGCGTTGTCCACCTCCTGGAGGTCTACCTTCGATACGATGTCGAAAGACGGCACTTTTCCTCTCCTTTCCCGTCCCTTACGGCCTGAGCACCCTGACCCCTTCGGGGATATGGAAGGTGAAGAGGTCGTCGGCCAGGGGGACGTTCAGTTTCACGTCGGTGAGCTCGACCCTGGTCTCGGCTCCCATGGGGTCGACGACTACGGTGGCGGTGACGAGGAAGCTCTCTTTCTCCACCTCGATGAAGAGCACCTTTATGCCCGGCTGGGGAGTGCGCGGCGTAAGGCGCAGCCTGTAGACCGGCCCGGTCGAGTCGGTAAGCGTCACCTTGAAGTCCCTGTCGATGCTGCCGACGCCGGTTAGGAAGTCGGAGGCCACCGACGGGCCGCCGTCCTCGGCGTCGCGCTCTATGACCTGCCCGAGGTCCGGCTGATCCACCCATATGGTCCTGCCGTCGCTTATTATGGTGTCTTCGTAGGGCTCGGTGTAGTTCCAGCGCATCTTGCCGGGCTTCTTGAAGAAGACCCTGCCCGAAGAGCGGCGCACGGCCGCCCTGGTCTTCGTCTCCTGTGTGAAGTCGGCCGCAAGGGTCGTCACCTCGTCGTAGCGGGCCTGGAGCTTTCTCACGATCTCGCCGGTGCCGACGGCGGCATGGAGCGGAGCCGGCGGGGCCGCGAAGACAAGCGCGGCCGCAAAGAGCATATAAAGAAATTTCCTTCGTTCCCTTCCCGTCATCTTCTCTCCTCATCGAGCGCGCCCTGGCGGCGGGACGCGGCGCACCCGAAGCGAACCCCGATCCTTACGGTTCGACCTCTTCCTTGCGCAGCAGGACTTCACGGGGACGGCTGCCCTGCGAGGGTCCCACTACACCTTCGGCCTCCATCTTCTCGATTATGCGGGCCGCCGTGTTGTAGCCTATGCGCAGGCGCCGCTGGATGTAGGAGGTCGATATGGTCTCGAGTGTGGCGGCCAGGGCCACGGCCTCGTCGTAGCGGCGCAGGAACTCTTCGCTCAGGTCTTCCTCGCCGCCCGCCGCGGCCGCGGCCTTTGCCTCGGCTATGTCGGCGT is a genomic window containing:
- a CDS encoding YajQ family cyclic di-GMP-binding protein, yielding MPSFDIVSKVDLQEVDNAVNQAVRELGQRYDFKGSRSSIEWDKKGEIVVTGDDDYKLKSVVDIVENKLIKRSIPLKAMEYGKVEEASGGLKRRRLTVRQGIPEDRAKQIAKIIKEMKLKVQTQIQGDQLRVTGKKIDDLQAVIRELKGRDLDVALQFVNMRS
- the lolA gene encoding outer membrane lipoprotein chaperone LolA; translation: MTGRERRKFLYMLFAAALVFAAPPAPLHAAVGTGEIVRKLQARYDEVTTLAADFTQETKTRAAVRRSSGRVFFKKPGKMRWNYTEPYEDTIISDGRTIWVDQPDLGQVIERDAEDGGPSVASDFLTGVGSIDRDFKVTLTDSTGPVYRLRLTPRTPQPGIKVLFIEVEKESFLVTATVVVDPMGAETRVELTDVKLNVPLADDLFTFHIPEGVRVLRP